One stretch of Alcaligenes aquatilis DNA includes these proteins:
- the ccsB gene encoding c-type cytochrome biogenesis protein CcsB, giving the protein MAQTLSSATPTMWQDNIASSGDRRGIRGRPDWTDVLFLVVLALGAAYALNVYSTSMDYYEKIILVAFVPFVAWLGWLWRPLRTLLVLSGLTALLAVWLYSTGEGLGTGDIEKADSVFLLKYLFSSQSAILWMCALFILGTVMYWAGFFSNTAAWMGSGLTWAAVYAGTTGLLVRWREGHLLGPDIGHIPVSNLYEVFVLLALITALFYLYYERRYNTRALGGFVLLAISSLVIFLLWYSFTRDAHQIQPLVPALKSWWMKLHVPANFIGYGTFSLAAMVGFAYLVKENGETRSRAKLIPVFLLGAILCAEPMIFGSRELSPTWMLYFGIGSVMVGTILYFRGPISRKLPSLEVLDDIMYRAIAVGFAFFTVATVLGALWAADAWGTYWQWDPKETWALIVWLNYAAWLHLRLLKGLRGTMAAYWALAGLLITSFAFLGVNMFLSGLHSYGEL; this is encoded by the coding sequence TGTGCTGTTTCTGGTGGTACTGGCTTTGGGTGCGGCGTATGCGCTCAATGTGTACAGCACCAGCATGGATTACTACGAGAAGATCATTCTGGTGGCTTTTGTCCCCTTTGTGGCCTGGCTAGGGTGGTTGTGGCGTCCGCTGCGTACCTTGCTGGTGCTCTCGGGTTTGACGGCTTTGCTGGCAGTCTGGCTGTATAGCACGGGTGAGGGACTGGGTACCGGCGATATTGAAAAGGCCGATTCGGTATTTCTGCTGAAGTATTTGTTCTCGTCCCAGTCCGCTATTTTGTGGATGTGTGCGCTGTTCATTCTGGGCACAGTCATGTACTGGGCTGGTTTTTTCAGCAATACGGCCGCCTGGATGGGTTCGGGTCTGACTTGGGCGGCTGTGTATGCTGGCACGACAGGCTTGTTGGTACGCTGGCGCGAAGGTCACTTGCTCGGCCCGGACATTGGCCATATTCCAGTCAGTAATCTGTATGAAGTGTTTGTCTTGCTGGCGCTGATTACGGCCTTGTTTTATCTGTATTACGAACGTCGTTACAACACCCGTGCCTTGGGTGGCTTTGTGTTGTTGGCGATCAGCTCGTTGGTTATTTTCCTGCTGTGGTATTCCTTCACACGTGATGCGCATCAGATCCAGCCTTTGGTGCCTGCGCTGAAAAGCTGGTGGATGAAGTTGCACGTGCCGGCCAACTTTATTGGTTACGGTACCTTCTCCTTGGCTGCCATGGTGGGCTTTGCCTATCTGGTTAAGGAAAATGGTGAGACACGTTCGCGTGCCAAGCTGATACCAGTGTTTTTGCTGGGCGCCATTCTATGTGCCGAGCCCATGATTTTTGGCTCGCGGGAGTTGTCACCGACCTGGATGCTGTATTTCGGTATCGGTAGTGTGATGGTGGGCACGATTTTGTATTTCCGTGGTCCGATTTCGCGCAAACTGCCTTCCTTGGAAGTGCTCGATGACATCATGTACCGCGCGATTGCGGTGGGTTTTGCCTTCTTTACGGTGGCGACGGTGTTGGGGGCGTTGTGGGCCGCTGATGCCTGGGGTACGTACTGGCAGTGGGACCCGAAAGAGACCTGGGCCTTGATTGTGTGGCTGAACTATGCGGCCTGGTTGCACTTGCGTTTGCTCAAGGGCCTGCGTGGCACGATGGCGGCGTATTGGGCGCTGGCTGGTTTGTTGATTACCAGCTTTGCATTCCTGGGCGTGAATATGTTCTTGTCGGGGCTGCATTCCTACGGGGAGCTGTAA
- a CDS encoding putative bifunctional diguanylate cyclase/phosphodiesterase, producing the protein MTTPGIPTHSFEPVTSASERLIRGLSLYVIPLFLIMLTLWVLLFLPNRYPSVPGQNLGIQALASQQEHADPELLTQLENAPSQQRLHLSEPHWLLLTLPAPLPEQEQVLHFPASPISSLHCEDARSGKTLRNSELSPPAALSPTPVKSYTLELDQTSHTATVLCRVQTSRPTLLQAQLWASSDVTNSSIHLSRGIGLLEGGLLTMAMFMLVLAATNRAWIYLLLSVWLIGNLRLGSMAMGWDTQWLGQILPSQYMPVLRQVTIACYFILSYSLFTVLLGNSITTARLQRLLPTVGILGLILLPVSLLAPASVFQPLMWISTIYALCCVSAVLLSVLLHTRSRILLWQLVLLSMALCMLISSVFLVTFGYSSFVENFNGVIAFLLSNLMVALAVGERLREDRSESLRARNELMAHYLVTPVGMFTLNESGVFLRISPMLSRMLHIEADPSETTIYWTDFFPEQDWKAVAQSTQNGQDVTITHYDANAQPCQFALRVAIVNQCIEGSLQDVTARAETYRQLRLMADNDPVTNVLNQRGIEKALDGLLNRSQNDKPCLLAYLDLNHIKYVNGTFGHSSGDALLLKVCEQLESVLRSEDKIGRIGSDEFVIIFEDCEPDQARALANNVLESLNKSPVLAGNRSFNLRSTLGLVEVAPGMAPQEAISAASRASRDARRLHQDMIIYGQDSNALQEHAEELRLFEELEGGSSRALYLEMQPIAALRRPMDSLNFEALLRVRDSSGQLIPTGRIIAAAEESGTITIIDKWVFSATLEWMAKHEAQLSKTQWVTINLSGVSLNDDTFIEWLFDILARFEHLARRLCVEITEGVALDDLEHTRNFMRRLQKMGVRIALDDFGAGYTSFSYLRELPADAIKIDGALICDMLKKETNVAIVRTIVELANNLGMISIAEWVEDVPTLKALQELGVDYVQGFIISKACTPTELLKAQAITDLVHDGAAKQFLIESQDKFPPTM; encoded by the coding sequence ATGACCACCCCAGGGATACCGACCCACAGCTTTGAGCCTGTTACATCGGCTAGCGAACGCTTGATTCGCGGCTTAAGTCTGTACGTCATCCCTTTGTTTCTGATCATGCTCACGTTATGGGTATTGTTGTTCCTACCCAATCGCTACCCTAGCGTTCCCGGTCAAAATTTAGGCATTCAAGCACTGGCCAGCCAACAAGAGCATGCGGATCCAGAGTTATTGACGCAATTGGAAAATGCACCGTCCCAACAACGGCTGCACCTGAGCGAGCCCCATTGGTTGCTACTGACCCTGCCTGCTCCCTTGCCTGAACAAGAGCAAGTCCTGCACTTTCCCGCCTCCCCGATTTCCTCGCTGCACTGTGAAGATGCCCGTAGCGGCAAGACTCTGCGCAATAGCGAGCTGTCCCCGCCTGCTGCCCTGTCACCGACCCCGGTCAAAAGCTACACCCTGGAACTGGACCAGACAAGCCACACTGCCACCGTTCTGTGTCGTGTCCAGACCTCACGTCCCACGCTACTGCAAGCCCAGCTCTGGGCCAGCTCTGACGTCACCAACTCTTCAATTCACCTTAGCCGTGGCATAGGGCTGCTGGAAGGCGGCTTGCTGACCATGGCCATGTTCATGCTGGTGCTGGCCGCGACCAACCGCGCCTGGATTTACCTGCTGCTGTCTGTCTGGCTGATTGGCAATCTACGTCTGGGTTCGATGGCGATGGGTTGGGACACTCAATGGCTAGGCCAGATCCTGCCCTCCCAGTACATGCCCGTACTGCGCCAGGTCACCATTGCCTGCTACTTCATTCTGAGCTACTCCCTGTTCACCGTCTTGCTGGGCAACTCCATCACCACCGCCCGCCTGCAACGCTTGCTACCCACGGTCGGCATACTGGGCTTGATCCTGCTACCCGTGTCCCTGCTCGCTCCAGCTTCAGTGTTCCAGCCCCTGATGTGGATCAGTACCATCTACGCGCTGTGCTGCGTCTCGGCCGTACTGCTATCTGTTCTCTTGCATACCCGCTCGCGCATCTTACTGTGGCAACTGGTGCTGCTGAGCATGGCCTTGTGCATGCTCATTTCGTCCGTTTTTCTGGTGACGTTTGGCTATTCCAGCTTTGTAGAGAACTTTAACGGCGTCATCGCCTTCCTGCTCTCCAACCTAATGGTGGCACTCGCTGTAGGCGAACGCTTGCGGGAGGATCGCAGCGAATCTCTGCGCGCCCGTAACGAGCTGATGGCGCACTACCTGGTCACCCCTGTTGGCATGTTCACCTTGAACGAGTCCGGTGTCTTTTTGCGCATCAGCCCCATGTTGAGCCGCATGCTCCACATAGAAGCAGACCCCAGCGAAACTACCATTTACTGGACGGACTTTTTCCCCGAGCAAGACTGGAAAGCTGTCGCACAAAGCACCCAGAACGGCCAGGATGTCACCATTACCCACTACGACGCGAATGCTCAGCCATGCCAATTCGCTTTGCGCGTGGCCATCGTCAACCAGTGCATTGAAGGCTCTCTGCAAGATGTGACCGCCCGCGCCGAGACCTACCGCCAGCTGCGTCTGATGGCCGACAACGACCCAGTGACCAACGTCCTGAACCAGCGAGGAATCGAAAAAGCCCTGGATGGTCTGCTCAATCGCAGCCAGAACGACAAACCCTGCTTGTTAGCTTATCTGGACCTGAACCACATCAAATATGTGAACGGTACGTTTGGCCATTCCTCGGGTGACGCCCTGCTGCTTAAAGTCTGCGAACAATTGGAATCCGTTCTGCGCAGCGAAGACAAAATCGGTCGCATCGGTAGCGATGAATTTGTGATCATCTTTGAAGATTGCGAACCGGACCAAGCCCGCGCTCTGGCCAATAACGTACTGGAGTCGCTGAACAAAAGCCCCGTATTGGCGGGCAACCGCAGCTTTAACCTGCGCAGCACATTGGGGCTGGTCGAAGTCGCACCCGGTATGGCTCCGCAAGAGGCCATCTCCGCCGCCAGTCGAGCCTCCCGCGACGCGCGCCGACTGCATCAAGACATGATCATCTATGGGCAGGACTCCAACGCCCTGCAAGAACACGCCGAAGAGCTGCGTCTATTTGAAGAACTGGAAGGCGGTTCTTCCCGCGCACTCTACCTGGAAATGCAGCCCATCGCCGCCTTGCGCCGCCCCATGGACAGCCTGAACTTCGAGGCCCTGCTACGCGTGCGCGACTCCTCCGGCCAGCTCATCCCTACTGGCCGCATCATTGCAGCAGCTGAAGAAAGCGGCACCATCACCATCATCGACAAATGGGTGTTCTCCGCCACCCTGGAGTGGATGGCCAAACACGAAGCCCAACTGAGCAAGACCCAATGGGTCACCATCAACCTGAGCGGCGTGTCCCTGAACGACGACACCTTCATCGAATGGCTCTTTGACATTCTGGCCCGCTTCGAGCACCTGGCCCGCCGATTGTGCGTTGAAATCACCGAAGGCGTGGCACTGGATGATCTGGAGCACACCCGCAACTTCATGCGACGCCTGCAGAAAATGGGCGTACGCATTGCCCTGGACGACTTTGGGGCGGGCTACACCTCCTTCTCCTACCTGCGTGAACTGCCCGCCGACGCCATCAAAATCGACGGCGCGCTGATCTGCGACATGCTGAAAAAAGAAACCAACGTCGCCATCGTGCGCACCATCGTCGAACTGGCCAACAACCTGGGCATGATCAGCATTGCCGAATGGGTAGAAGACGTCCCCACTCTAAAAGCCCTGCAAGAACTGGGCGTGGACTACGTACAAGGCTTCATCATCTCTAAAGCCTGCACCCCGACTGAACTGCTCAAAGCCCAAGCCATCACCGACCTGGTCCACGACGGCGCAGCCAAACAGTTCCTGATCGAGTCCCAGGATAAATTCCCACCAACCATGTAA
- the lysA gene encoding diaminopimelate decarboxylase, translated as MTVAPHFQFQNNTLHAEQVPLNKLAEEFGTPLYVYSRQALRDAWESYRVAGQGRKLLVCYGMKANSNLAILQEFARLGTGFDIVSGGELARVIAAGGDPGKVVFSGVGKQVWEIEAALKAGVKCFNVESEDELERVAQVAERMNVKAPVSLRVNPDVDARTHPYISTGLKGNKFGVPIDQAPRIYARAQALPSLDIVGVDCHIGSQITEVSPYLDALDKLIKLILALKEQGVNLTHLDLGGGLGIRYTDETLVTPTQLLTEVFAALDKNGLGHLEIVLEPGRSMVGNAGVLLSRVEYLKHGETKNFAIIDAAMNDLIRPTLYDAWHSVEAVNPRPVSEDTPHYDLVGPICESGDWLARDRQLALQQDDLIAIMSAGAYAFTMASQYNTRPRAAEILVDGNQVHVIRPRETLESLFATEQLLP; from the coding sequence ATGACCGTTGCACCTCACTTCCAATTTCAGAACAACACGCTGCACGCCGAGCAAGTTCCACTGAACAAGCTGGCTGAAGAATTCGGCACCCCTCTGTATGTGTACTCCCGCCAAGCCTTGCGCGACGCTTGGGAGTCCTATCGAGTAGCCGGCCAGGGCCGCAAGTTGTTGGTGTGCTATGGCATGAAGGCCAACTCCAATCTGGCCATTCTGCAAGAATTTGCCCGTCTGGGAACCGGCTTTGATATCGTGTCGGGCGGTGAACTGGCCCGTGTCATCGCCGCTGGTGGCGACCCAGGCAAAGTCGTGTTCTCCGGTGTCGGCAAACAGGTTTGGGAAATCGAAGCGGCCCTGAAAGCAGGCGTGAAATGCTTTAACGTTGAATCCGAAGACGAGCTGGAACGCGTTGCCCAGGTTGCAGAACGCATGAATGTGAAAGCACCTGTTTCCTTGCGCGTGAATCCGGACGTGGATGCCCGCACCCATCCCTACATCTCCACTGGTCTGAAAGGCAATAAATTTGGTGTACCTATTGATCAAGCACCTCGCATCTACGCCCGTGCCCAAGCACTGCCTAGCCTGGACATTGTGGGTGTGGACTGCCACATCGGTTCACAAATCACCGAGGTCAGCCCCTATCTGGACGCATTAGACAAGCTGATCAAGCTGATCCTGGCCTTGAAGGAACAAGGCGTGAATCTGACTCACCTGGATTTGGGCGGTGGTCTGGGCATTCGCTACACTGACGAAACCTTGGTTACCCCCACCCAATTGCTGACCGAAGTCTTTGCCGCCTTGGACAAGAACGGCCTGGGCCATCTGGAGATCGTGCTGGAACCTGGCCGTTCCATGGTGGGTAATGCCGGGGTACTGCTGAGCCGCGTGGAATACCTCAAGCATGGTGAGACCAAGAACTTCGCCATCATTGATGCTGCCATGAACGACTTGATCCGCCCTACCTTGTACGATGCCTGGCACAGCGTGGAAGCGGTAAACCCTCGTCCCGTAAGCGAGGACACCCCCCATTACGATTTGGTTGGCCCTATCTGCGAAAGCGGCGACTGGCTGGCCCGTGACCGCCAACTGGCGCTGCAACAAGACGATCTAATCGCCATTATGTCCGCCGGTGCCTACGCCTTTACCATGGCCAGCCAGTACAACACCCGCCCCCGTGCGGCTGAAATTCTGGTCGATGGGAATCAGGTCCATGTGATCCGCCCGCGCGAAACACTGGAAAGCTTGTTTGCCACCGAACAATTGCTCCCCTAA
- the lptM gene encoding LPS translocon maturation chaperone LptM, producing the protein MNKLRSSRLLALLTLSVFLSACGYKGPLYHPPAQEAADAQTAPR; encoded by the coding sequence ATGAACAAACTACGTTCTTCCCGCCTGCTGGCCTTGCTGACACTTAGCGTTTTTCTCAGCGCTTGCGGCTACAAAGGCCCCTTGTATCACCCTCCTGCGCAGGAAGCGGCGGACGCCCAAACAGCGCCGCGCTGA